The Anoplolepis gracilipes chromosome 14, ASM4749672v1, whole genome shotgun sequence genome includes a window with the following:
- the Art4 gene encoding histone-arginine methyltransferase CARMER isoform X2 produces MAKTFRAVAVSTLSNNGQSTPKYNKPVTLNINYDPQGLSVELVSGDVNSKEKTSLLEFPVTPSTECSRVSSRSYVFTLDTDSLLITFANEADFRNFHSHIAKLKIGKGISAFNERTEESSAMQYFQFYGYLSQQQNMMQDYIRTSTYQRAILGNLADFKNKVVLDVGAGSGILSFFAIQAGAKKVYAVEASNMANHAELLVAANNLSDKIIVIAGKIEEIDLPERVDCIVSEPMGYMLYNERMLETYLHAKKWLAPGGRMFPSRGDLHIAPFSDENLYMEQFNKANFWYQTCFHGVDLSAMRNNAIKEYFRQPIVDTFDIRICMAKSVRHIVDFQTADETDLHKIEIDVDFHILESGTCHGLAFWFDVAFIGSTQQVWLSTAPTEPLTHWYQVRCLLENPLFCKSGQLLSGKVILIANKRQSYDVTIELKLEGTNMESSSNTLDLKNPYFRYTGAAAQPPPGLNNTSPSESYWTTLDAQGARQAVNMVNGMSVNGLGEVSMDTSATVNPNNLLAIGGQPNIHPGSISSTGRGRVGGTATSTQAAQLIGGGITPNMFTSPATQSLVLGNSSHYPVNPSLMIGDYVTPGNGLSPQVYRQ; encoded by the exons ATGGCGAAGACGTTTCGCGCGGTGGCGGTCTCGACTCTGTCAAACAATGGCCAGTCCACGCCGAAGTACAACAAACCGGTCACGCTCAATATCAATTACGACCCGCAGGGCCTCAGCGTCGAGCTTGTCTCAG GAGACGTTAACAGCAAGGAAAAGACAAGCCTGTTGGAATTTCCAGTGACTCCTAGTACCGAATGTTCTCGCGTATCATCTCGAAGTTATGTTTTTACACTCGATACAGATAGCTTACTCATTACATTTGCTAATGAAGCAG ATTTTCGCAACTTTCATTCGCACATAGCTAAACTCAAAATAGGAAAAGGTATATCGGCATTCAATGAGAGAACAGAAGAATCCTCGGCGatgcaatattttcaattttatggcTATCTCTCGCAACAACAAAACATGATGCAGGATTATATTAGGACTAGTACATACCAACGAGCGATCCTTGGAAACTTGGCTGATTTTAAGAATAAGGTTGTACTAGATGTAGGCGCTGGTTCTggtatattatcattttttgccaTACAAGCTGGTGCTAAGAAAGTGTATGCGGTGGAAGCTAGTAACATGGCAAACCACGCCGAGCTGTTAGTTGcagctaataatttatcggaTAAAATAATAGTCATAGCTGGAAAAATAGAAGAGATCGATTTACCCGAACGTGTGGACTGTATAGTGAGTGAGCCTATGGGATACATGTTATATAACGAAAGAATGCTTGAAACTTATTTGCATGCAAAGAAGTGGTTGGCTCCAG gCGGGAGAATGTTTCCCTCTAGAGGTGATTTGCACATCGCGCCTTTCTCCGATGAGAATCTCTATATGGAACAATTCAATAAAGCCAATTTTTGGTATCAGACATGTTTCCATGGAGTAGATCTCTCCGCTATGAGAAATAACGCTATTAAAGAATACTTTAGGCAGCCGATCGTCGATACTTTTGATATTAGAATATGTATGGCGAAATCGGTGAGACACATAGTAGACTTCCAAACAGCTGATGAGActgatttacataaaatag AAATAGATGTCGATTTTCATATACTGGAGAGTGGTACATGCCACGGTCTAGCTTTCTGGTTCGATGTAGCATTTATTGGATCAACGCAACAAGTTTGGTTAAGTACAGCTCCTACAGAACCGCTCACGCATTGGTATCAAGTACGTTGCCTCCTAGAAAATCCATTGTTTTGTAAAAGTGGACAACTACTTTCTGGGAAAGTCATTCTTATAGCGAATAAAAG ACAATCCTACGATGTAACAATAGAACTGAAGCTAGAAGGAACGAATATGGAAAGCAGTAGCAACACCTTAGACTTGAAAAATCCTTACTTCCGATATACAGGCGCTGCAGCGCAACCACCTCCTGGTTTAAATAATACTTCGCCTAGTGAATCTTATTGGACAACCTTGGATGCCCAAGGTGCTCGACAAGCGGTGAATATGGTCAACGGAATGTCCGTTAATGGACTCGGCGAGGTCTCAATGGACACAAGTGCGACCGTAAATCCAAATAATTTGCTGGCAATAG GAGGACAACCAAACATTCATCCTGGTTCTATTTCGAGTACAGGACGAGGTCGTGTAGGAGGTACAGCCACAAGCACACAAGCGGCACAATTGATAGGCGGTGGAATAACTCCAAACATGTTTACATCACCCGCTACT CAATCGCTGGTCCTCGGCAACTCTTCTCATTATCCAGTGAATCCCAGCCTGATGATTGGTGACTATGTGACTCCTGGGAACGGTTTATCGCCGCAGGTATATCGGCAATGA
- the Art4 gene encoding histone-arginine methyltransferase CARMER isoform X1, producing the protein MAKTFRAVAVSTLSNNGQSTPKYNKPVTLNINYDPQGLSVELVSGDVNSKEKTSLLEFPVTPSTECSRVSSRSYVFTLDTDSLLITFANEADFRNFHSHIAKLKIGKGISAFNERTEESSAMQYFQFYGYLSQQQNMMQDYIRTSTYQRAILGNLADFKNKVVLDVGAGSGILSFFAIQAGAKKVYAVEASNMANHAELLVAANNLSDKIIVIAGKIEEIDLPERVDCIVSEPMGYMLYNERMLETYLHAKKWLAPGGRMFPSRGDLHIAPFSDENLYMEQFNKANFWYQTCFHGVDLSAMRNNAIKEYFRQPIVDTFDIRICMAKSVRHIVDFQTADETDLHKIEIDVDFHILESGTCHGLAFWFDVAFIGSTQQVWLSTAPTEPLTHWYQVRCLLENPLFCKSGQLLSGKVILIANKRQSYDVTIELKLEGTNMESSSNTLDLKNPYFRYTGAAAQPPPGLNNTSPSESYWTTLDAQGARQAVNMVNGMSVNGLGEVSMDTSATVNPNNLLAIGGQPNIHPGSISSTGRGRVGGTATSTQAAQLIGGGITPNMFTSPATLGVTFQQSLVLGNSSHYPVNPSLMIGDYVTPGNGLSPQVYRQ; encoded by the exons ATGGCGAAGACGTTTCGCGCGGTGGCGGTCTCGACTCTGTCAAACAATGGCCAGTCCACGCCGAAGTACAACAAACCGGTCACGCTCAATATCAATTACGACCCGCAGGGCCTCAGCGTCGAGCTTGTCTCAG GAGACGTTAACAGCAAGGAAAAGACAAGCCTGTTGGAATTTCCAGTGACTCCTAGTACCGAATGTTCTCGCGTATCATCTCGAAGTTATGTTTTTACACTCGATACAGATAGCTTACTCATTACATTTGCTAATGAAGCAG ATTTTCGCAACTTTCATTCGCACATAGCTAAACTCAAAATAGGAAAAGGTATATCGGCATTCAATGAGAGAACAGAAGAATCCTCGGCGatgcaatattttcaattttatggcTATCTCTCGCAACAACAAAACATGATGCAGGATTATATTAGGACTAGTACATACCAACGAGCGATCCTTGGAAACTTGGCTGATTTTAAGAATAAGGTTGTACTAGATGTAGGCGCTGGTTCTggtatattatcattttttgccaTACAAGCTGGTGCTAAGAAAGTGTATGCGGTGGAAGCTAGTAACATGGCAAACCACGCCGAGCTGTTAGTTGcagctaataatttatcggaTAAAATAATAGTCATAGCTGGAAAAATAGAAGAGATCGATTTACCCGAACGTGTGGACTGTATAGTGAGTGAGCCTATGGGATACATGTTATATAACGAAAGAATGCTTGAAACTTATTTGCATGCAAAGAAGTGGTTGGCTCCAG gCGGGAGAATGTTTCCCTCTAGAGGTGATTTGCACATCGCGCCTTTCTCCGATGAGAATCTCTATATGGAACAATTCAATAAAGCCAATTTTTGGTATCAGACATGTTTCCATGGAGTAGATCTCTCCGCTATGAGAAATAACGCTATTAAAGAATACTTTAGGCAGCCGATCGTCGATACTTTTGATATTAGAATATGTATGGCGAAATCGGTGAGACACATAGTAGACTTCCAAACAGCTGATGAGActgatttacataaaatag AAATAGATGTCGATTTTCATATACTGGAGAGTGGTACATGCCACGGTCTAGCTTTCTGGTTCGATGTAGCATTTATTGGATCAACGCAACAAGTTTGGTTAAGTACAGCTCCTACAGAACCGCTCACGCATTGGTATCAAGTACGTTGCCTCCTAGAAAATCCATTGTTTTGTAAAAGTGGACAACTACTTTCTGGGAAAGTCATTCTTATAGCGAATAAAAG ACAATCCTACGATGTAACAATAGAACTGAAGCTAGAAGGAACGAATATGGAAAGCAGTAGCAACACCTTAGACTTGAAAAATCCTTACTTCCGATATACAGGCGCTGCAGCGCAACCACCTCCTGGTTTAAATAATACTTCGCCTAGTGAATCTTATTGGACAACCTTGGATGCCCAAGGTGCTCGACAAGCGGTGAATATGGTCAACGGAATGTCCGTTAATGGACTCGGCGAGGTCTCAATGGACACAAGTGCGACCGTAAATCCAAATAATTTGCTGGCAATAG GAGGACAACCAAACATTCATCCTGGTTCTATTTCGAGTACAGGACGAGGTCGTGTAGGAGGTACAGCCACAAGCACACAAGCGGCACAATTGATAGGCGGTGGAATAACTCCAAACATGTTTACATCACCCGCTACT CTTGGTGTTACTTTCCAGCAATCGCTGGTCCTCGGCAACTCTTCTCATTATCCAGTGAATCCCAGCCTGATGATTGGTGACTATGTGACTCCTGGGAACGGTTTATCGCCGCAGGTATATCGGCAATGA
- the Art4 gene encoding histone-arginine methyltransferase CARMER isoform X3 encodes MAKTFRAVAVSTLSNNGQSTPKYNKPVTLNINYDPQGLSVELVSGDVNSKEKTSLLEFPVTPSTECSRVSSRSYVFTLDTDSLLITFANEADFRNFHSHIAKLKIGKGISAFNERTEESSAMQYFQFYGYLSQQQNMMQDYIRTSTYQRAILGNLADFKNKVVLDVGAGSGILSFFAIQAGAKKVYAVEASNMANHAELLVAANNLSDKIIVIAGKIEEIDLPERVDCIVSEPMGYMLYNERMLETYLHAKKWLAPGGRMFPSRGDLHIAPFSDENLYMEQFNKANFWYQTCFHGVDLSAMRNNAIKEYFRQPIVDTFDIRICMAKSVRHIVDFQTADETDLHKIEIDVDFHILESGTCHGLAFWFDVAFIGSTQQVWLSTAPTEPLTHWYQVRCLLENPLFCKSGQLLSGKVILIANKRQSYDVTIELKLEGTNMESSSNTLDLKNPYFRYTGAAAQPPPGLNNTSPSESYWTTLDAQGARQAVNMVNGMSVNGLGEVSMDTSATVNPNNLLAIENIFIKSCVTNI; translated from the exons ATGGCGAAGACGTTTCGCGCGGTGGCGGTCTCGACTCTGTCAAACAATGGCCAGTCCACGCCGAAGTACAACAAACCGGTCACGCTCAATATCAATTACGACCCGCAGGGCCTCAGCGTCGAGCTTGTCTCAG GAGACGTTAACAGCAAGGAAAAGACAAGCCTGTTGGAATTTCCAGTGACTCCTAGTACCGAATGTTCTCGCGTATCATCTCGAAGTTATGTTTTTACACTCGATACAGATAGCTTACTCATTACATTTGCTAATGAAGCAG ATTTTCGCAACTTTCATTCGCACATAGCTAAACTCAAAATAGGAAAAGGTATATCGGCATTCAATGAGAGAACAGAAGAATCCTCGGCGatgcaatattttcaattttatggcTATCTCTCGCAACAACAAAACATGATGCAGGATTATATTAGGACTAGTACATACCAACGAGCGATCCTTGGAAACTTGGCTGATTTTAAGAATAAGGTTGTACTAGATGTAGGCGCTGGTTCTggtatattatcattttttgccaTACAAGCTGGTGCTAAGAAAGTGTATGCGGTGGAAGCTAGTAACATGGCAAACCACGCCGAGCTGTTAGTTGcagctaataatttatcggaTAAAATAATAGTCATAGCTGGAAAAATAGAAGAGATCGATTTACCCGAACGTGTGGACTGTATAGTGAGTGAGCCTATGGGATACATGTTATATAACGAAAGAATGCTTGAAACTTATTTGCATGCAAAGAAGTGGTTGGCTCCAG gCGGGAGAATGTTTCCCTCTAGAGGTGATTTGCACATCGCGCCTTTCTCCGATGAGAATCTCTATATGGAACAATTCAATAAAGCCAATTTTTGGTATCAGACATGTTTCCATGGAGTAGATCTCTCCGCTATGAGAAATAACGCTATTAAAGAATACTTTAGGCAGCCGATCGTCGATACTTTTGATATTAGAATATGTATGGCGAAATCGGTGAGACACATAGTAGACTTCCAAACAGCTGATGAGActgatttacataaaatag AAATAGATGTCGATTTTCATATACTGGAGAGTGGTACATGCCACGGTCTAGCTTTCTGGTTCGATGTAGCATTTATTGGATCAACGCAACAAGTTTGGTTAAGTACAGCTCCTACAGAACCGCTCACGCATTGGTATCAAGTACGTTGCCTCCTAGAAAATCCATTGTTTTGTAAAAGTGGACAACTACTTTCTGGGAAAGTCATTCTTATAGCGAATAAAAG ACAATCCTACGATGTAACAATAGAACTGAAGCTAGAAGGAACGAATATGGAAAGCAGTAGCAACACCTTAGACTTGAAAAATCCTTACTTCCGATATACAGGCGCTGCAGCGCAACCACCTCCTGGTTTAAATAATACTTCGCCTAGTGAATCTTATTGGACAACCTTGGATGCCCAAGGTGCTCGACAAGCGGTGAATATGGTCAACGGAATGTCCGTTAATGGACTCGGCGAGGTCTCAATGGACACAAGTGCGACCGTAAATCCAAATAATTTGCTGGCAATAG aaaatatatttataaagtcttGTGTCACAAATATATGA